A stretch of DNA from Natrinema amylolyticum:
ATCGCTTCGAAGACTTCATCGACGTCATTGGCTTCAATGACCGTGTCTGTCGCGGTCATTTTGTATGAGATGTCGAAATCTTCGAGCGCATCAATGGCCTGTGCGATGTCTTCGGATAAGCTTCCGTCGTGAACTGGGATAACCTCGAATCTGGCTATGACTGTCATGTAGTTACCTCCGATCAGGATGGTGCAGTGGGATACCGAACCACATGCAT
This window harbors:
- a CDS encoding thiamine-binding protein is translated as MTVIARFEVIPVHDGSLSEDIAQAIDALEDFDISYKMTATDTVIEANDVDEVFEAIQTAHNAVDANRIITSVEVDDQASDQQADDRVKSVADVLGRDPEKNM